The genomic interval CGCCGTCATAAATCTGAACCTGCCGCGGCCTCCGATGCGGCTGATCGGGGTCGCCGTGGTGATCATCGCGGCGCTCATCGTTCTCTGGACTTCGTATTATACTGTCCCGGCTGAATCGGAAGGGGTGGTGCTCCGTTTTGGCAAGTTCCTCAAGACCGTCGAGCCCGGTCTGCACTTCAAGATACCGCTCGGCGTCGATGAAGTGACGGTGCTGCCCACGCGGCGGCAGTTGAAACTCGAGTTCGGATTTTACACTTCCGGTTACACAAATCCCGACCAGCCGACCATGCAGCAGGTGGAGGAAAAATCGATGGTCACCGGCGATTTGAACGCGGCCCTGGTCGAGTGGGTGGTCCAATACCGGATCGCTGATCCCAAGGAATACCTGTTCGATGTCCGCAATCCCGGCCAGACCCTGCGCGATCTCTCCGAGGCCTCGATGCGCGAAGTCATCGGCGACCGCACGGTCGACGAAGTCATCACCATTGGCCGCCAGGATATCGAGATTTCCGCCCTGACCCGGATGCAGGAGCTCGCCACGCGCTACAAGCTCGGGGTCCGGGTCGATCAGGTGCAGCTGAAGAACGTGAATCCTCCCCGGGAAGTGCAGGCCTCCTTCAACGAAGTGAACCGCGCCCAGCAGGACCGGGAAAATGCGATCAATGTCGCCAACGGCGATTACAACGAAGCGGTGCCGAAAGCGCGCGGCCAGGCCGACCAAACCATTCGCGGCGCGGAAGGTTACCGTTTCAAGCGCGTCAACGAAGCGGAAGGCGACGTTGCTTCGTTCAACGCGATCCTGCAGCAATACATCAAAGCGCCTGAAATCACGCGCACGCGTCTTTACCTCGAGACGATGGGCGAGGTCCTCCCTTCGATGGGACCAAAGATCATCATCGACGATTCCCTGAAGCAGCTGTTGCCGATTCTCCCCCTCTCAACCAAACCGCCGGAGGTGAGATGAACAAGCGCGGTTGTCTCTGGATGGCGATTATCTTCGGCGCGTTCCTGGCGTTCCGGCTTGTGCTGGGCTGTTTTTATACCGTCCACCAAATCGAGCAGGTGATCATCACCCAGTTCGGCAAGCCGATCGGCGAACCGATTACCGAGCCCGGGCTGCATCTTAAGCTCCCGCTGATTCAGGATGTGAACCGGATCGACAAACGTTTCCTGGAATGGGACGGCCTGCCGGTGGCGATTCCCACTCGGGACAAAACCTACATCCACGTCGACACCTACGGCCGCTGGCGGATTTCCGATCCGATGACCTACTTTGTCCGGTTGCGCGATGAACGCAGCGCCCAATCGCGGCTCGAAGATATTCTGGGAAGCGAAACGCGGAACGCGATCGCGAAGCATGACCTGATCGAGATCGTGCGCACGGACAAGGAGCGCAAGCCGCTCCATGACGAGAGCCTGAAAGCAGGCCCGGTCGGAATGGGGACGATCGGGGTGCTGCCGCCGATCGCTTTCGGCCGGTTAAAGATCGAGGACGAAATCAAGAAGGCCGCAGCGGTGAAATTGAAAGAATTTGGCGTCGAGCTGCTCGACCTGCGTTTGCGCCGGGTGAATTACAACCCGGACGTGCTCGACCGGATTTACCAGCGCATGATCAGCGAGCGCCGGCAGATTGCGCAGCGTTTTCGTTCCGAAGGCGAGGGGGAAGCGGCCCGCATCGCCGGCCAGAAGGAGCGCGACCTGAATGAGATCCAGTCCACGGCCTATCGGAAAGTGCAGGAAATCCGCGGTGAAGCCGATGCGAAAGCGACGGAGATTTATGCGCGGGCCTATACCCAAAACGCGCAGGCGGCGGAGTTCTACACTTTCATCAAGAGCATGGAAACCTATCGCCGGATTCTGACGAAGGAATCGACCCTCATTCTCGCCACGGACAGCGATTTGTTCAGCCTGCTCAAGCGCGCCGGCGCCAAGCCAACGACGACGCAGCCGCCGCTGGCGCCGACGCGCTAGCATCAAGGAGTGGCCATTTGCAATCGCCGGGCGCCAAATTCGAAATTCAAATTTCGAAACCCGAAACAAACCCGAATTTTAGGAAATCACCGAATGGGCAAAACGATTGGCGATCGCCGCGAGCTGCGGGCATTAGTTTCAAGGAGCGGTGATTGGCAATCGCCGTTTTTCCGTGGCGCCGCACGGCAATTTCGAAAGCCGAAACAAACCGGCCGCGACAGTCTCGAACATTCCGAGTTCGAAGCTTTGATCATTGTTTCGAGCTTCTAATTTCGGATTTCGAGATTTCCTCCTTACTTCTTCTTCGACTTCGGCTTCGCCCCGTTCGCCAATCCCAAATGCCGCATCATGATCGAGCGCGCATAAATCAGGTTGGCCGCGCCGACCGTGTCATTTTGGGCAAGGGCGAAGGCGTCTTCACTTCCGTCCGGCAAGCCAAAGATCACAACGTAAATATTCACGTTACTCGCAAGACGACTGGAGGTGGTGTCCGAAGCAACCTCCATGCTATTCGCCATTTGCATCGCGATCTTGTCATAAACGCCGTTGGCCTCCGAGTGGGACACGCGCGCCCCGCTAACGTGGTTGTTGATAATCTGGCCACGCACCAGAACCCACGCTTTGACCGGCGCGCTGATCAGCTTCGCGTACGCTTCCGCCGGCATATACACCCGTAACCCGGCGATCGGCATGCCGGGAATGTCCGCCATCGACCGGGCGCTGCTCGTAGTTGGCGAAGCCGCGACGCCCAAAACAAAAATGAGCGCGAGAGATTTGAAGAAATAACTTTTCATGAGGTTGCTTGGTCTGAGGAGAGTGAGCGGTGTGTTGGTTAAGGTTCGCAAACGTCCGCGGTCTGCGGACGCCTTTTCGATACCTTGACGGTTTCGCGCCTGCCTGACAAGATCGGCCTCGCGTCGTATCCCATTGGCCATGACCGAACCCGCGAATCCTTCCGAGCCAAATCTCCCAACTCCGGGCGATTCCACGCCACCCCCGCCACCGCCGCCGCCGTTTACGCCGCCACCCGCTTCCCCTGAACCTCCCGTTCCTCCCGCGCCGCCTCCGCCGGTTCCCCCGCCGGCTCCCCCGCCGCCCCCGTCGCCCGTGCCTCCGAGCCCTCCGCTTTCCTCAACCCCGCCGCCGCCGCGACCGCCCATCTACACGCCGCCGCCCGGTCAGCCCCCAAAAAGAAGTCCCATGCCCTGGCTCCTCGGTGGCTGCGGATGCCTCACCCTCATCATCATCGCGATCGTCGTCGTGACGATGGCTACCTACCGCGCAAAACAAAAAGTCTCTGAATTCAAAACCGACTTTAAGTCCGCCCTCAAATCGATCGACGAGAAGGAGACCGCTCCCACCACTCCAACCACCAGCGGTGACAACGAGACCAGATCGCCGAAGGCCGGGTGGAAGACGTATACGAACGTGAAATCCAGTTTGCCCGAGAGCCTGCAAGCGAACTTTGTCGCTTTCAGTTTCGATTATCCCAAGAGCTTCGAGGTTCAACCGCAGTCGAACATTAACTTCGTCAAGGTCGAGAAATACACCGGGGCAGGGAAGGGGAACACGGCGGAGAATTTCGCCGTCGGCTACGCCTGGTTTAACCCGCCGGATAGGCAGAGCGACGCCCTCTACGACACGTTGCTCGACGACCTCGGGAAGCAGCTCGGCGGGAGTTTTCACAACTACCGGGAGCTCAAGCGCATGCCGGAAACCGTCGCCGGAATAAAAAGCCGCGCCGCATTATTCCAAGCGGACTTCAACGATCCCGGCAAAACCCAGATCTGGGGCAAGACCATCGTCGTCCATCCTTCCGGGAAAAAGAATGGCGTCACCATTCTCCTTCTCGGCACCTCTCTCGGTCGCGACGTCAAAAGCGCCGACGATCTCGGCGTCAAAGGCGAGAGCGCCGATATTTTGCGCTCCTTCCGCTTCGAGTAAGGCGGGCAATTCTTTTTTGGAGGGCAAGCGCTCCCCTTGCCAGGTGGTGCGCGCAGCAAGCGCAGCGGTCGCCGCTCTCGCTACCCCTTCAAATTCTCCCTCACCCTGAACTTCACAATCCTGCCGATCAATCCAATCGGGATCGGCTTATCGAACGGAAATCGCACCGTGCATTTTGCCCCCGTAAAGGGAGCCAGCTCCTTCTTGAACTTTCGAATGGCCGTATTTCTCGGATAAAAACCGATGTGCTTCTTGAAGGCCGCAAAATAGACGAGGACCCCGTTCAAAAAAAACGCCGGCATTTGATAGCTGATCCTTTCCTCCGCGGCCGGCGCCGCTTTGCGAATTGCCTCTCTCACCTTTTCCAACCGCTCCCGGATCTCAGCCGGGAACCCCGCGATGTATTCGTCAACGCCTCTCGGGCCTGGATTAGCGGTCTTCATTGTTCCATTCCTCCACTGCTCCATCCTCTACACCATTCACCAATCACTAGTCACCAATCACTATCACTCCATCACCCCGCCGTTCGCTCCCCTTCGGCGAGCTCCGGGCCTTGAGCTGGTCGAAAATGGCATCGCATGGTTAGACGTTTGGCGATTCATCTTGTTTAACGAACTCTTCGTGAAAGTAAGCGATCTCCTCGACCGAGAAGCCATCGAACCGTCCAGCCTCGAAACAAAGATTGCATAGACCGAGCGGCTTGTGTGGCTCGCGGTAGGCGAAGACGAAATGCTGCGGAGACTTGAATCGTTTACCATCTACCTCGAGTTCGACGACATGCGTGGAGGGCTGCGCTCCGCAAACATGGCAACGGTGGATTTTAGCGCTGCTCATTACGTCTAACGAGAAAAAGATGAGCGACCGCCGCCGAGAGCGAGCGTGAATCGCAGTGAACGGGTCTTTGTTTCAAAGATCGAAGATGCACAGCGGGAGGCGGTTCGCTCCACCGCATGGTTAGATGGTTGGCGTGCCATGTTGTTTGCGGCGAATGATGCGCCGCCTAATCCAGGAGAGGAGGGCCAGCCAGGCGAAGATACAAACGACCATCACAATCATCGAGATCATCCCGGGAACATCGTGCCCCGATACACCAACGAGCATCCACGTGGTCGGCAACGCGAGAACCATGCTCACGAGATAAATGTAGGTCGGCGTTCGCTCCAGCGACTGGTTAGACGTTCTCACTCGACCAGGCGTGCGACAAACTCGCGGACACTTCGGGCAATTACTCTCTCGGCCTCCGCTCGGTGATCCCAATAGCGAATCGTGCCATCACAATGCCGCAAAAAGAAATTTCCACTGAAGTCGGCGCCAACAATAGAGACTTCTTTGCCTCGCCACCAAGGCGCTTTCAGCGGTCGCCAATCCGCCGCGCGAAGCAGGAATACCACCGGGATGTCTGCTCGCCCATCACGAAAAATATTGTTCACCGGCAATAACCTGATCGCGCGGTCAATCGCCTCGTCTGCGTTCACGTCTAACGAGAAAAAGATAAGCTGCGGCCACTGGAGGCGGAGCGGTGCAGCAAGGAGAGTAAACTAGCTCTGCAAAAGCCCCCTGAACTCATCCGCGCGGTGGACGTTAGCTTCATCGGCTGGTTAGATCCGAGCGGGTCAAACTCTCTTGCGTGAAATCATGAAACTGCAAGCGATAAGCGCGACCCCGATCAGAAATGGAACAAGCGAAATGTGCCCGAAGCCTACCATGTGATCGATGCTCACTCCCGTAGGCGTAATCTCCTCCTCCGTGTGGAACGACAAGGTGGACAAGAATTTGACAGCACCGATGGCGAGGAAAATCGCTCCGATGATGCGTAGTGCGATGGTGAGCCAATGCGAATTCATTTGCGTGGCATCACAGCATCTAACGAGAACAAGAGCAGCGACGCCTACTGAGAGCGAGCGTTGATCGGAGGTGGAATGGGTTAGTCATGTAAAAAGTGGAGCGAGCGACTGGCAGGCGTTCGCTGCATCGCTTGGTCGGATGACTGGGCTGCAATGCTCATCGCGCTCGAATAAAATATGTTTTTAGTTTGGTGCTGCCGCCGAATGAATGCGCGTCGATCGTGTTCTCGACCATGAGACCGGATGATTCCTTCGAGATGTGCGCGGTGATGCGATAGCTCGAATGCCGCTCGACTAGTCGGAGCGACTCACCCGCGGAGAGTCTGAAGATCTCATGTGGCTTGGCGAGCCGGGGCTCTGCAGGAGGTGATTCGACGAGCCAATGCGCATCCGCAGGAAGCGTGGCTTCGATCGCGTCCCCCCGTCGGACGACGGACTTAAACGGAAACAACTTCGAGCCTGCCGCGAACATCGAGGCAGCTACGAGAGTTGTCAGCACGACGAGGAGTGCGCGAGTCATCTAACGAGAACCAGATGAGGACGGCTGGCGGGAGAGCGCGTGGCTGCGGGTTGAGGGTGGAATTTCATGGAAGGTCAGGAATCAAAGCTGCCAGCCGTTCGGTCCCCTTCGGCTTGCTCAGGGCCTTGCGTCTGTTGAAACGGCATCGCTTGGTTAGGCCTATTTGTGGTGACTGTCGAAGTACTTCCCAACCAGATTGCCTTCTTCGACACCGGTCGTGTGCAAAATCGACCAATCGATCAATCGCGCTTCGGGAAAAGCGAGAAGCTGTCCTTTCCTATATGCTTTCACGAGGAGCACGTCGCTGTCGATAACGCCGCGGATTTCTCCCCCGGCAATCTCGCGCACCACGACATATACGTCCTCGGTCCTCGCGCCGTGGTCTCCATAGAGACGGGTCAGGACGTAGAATTTCTCTCCCGCTGGCAGACCGGCAAGAAATCGTTTCTTCGCTTGGGGAAAAGTGGCTTTGGCTTTCGCGGTTATAGGCTTGAGCGCTCGATCGAGCGCCTGGGCCGCCTTGTCGCCATGGCCCTCGACCAGCCGTTCGGGTGGGTGCGCAAATGCACAAGACATCGCTACACAACAAAGAACAATCGTGATTTTCATGATAAGCGTTTTCGTAGGCCTAACGAGAACAAGATGAGCAACGGCGACCGAGAGCGAGCGTGGAGACAAGACGAGTCGCCGTTCGCTCCCCTTCGGCTTGCTCAGGGCCTTGAGCCTGTCGAAACGGCACCGTCTGGTTAGATGCTTCCGTTGAATTCAAGATGAGTAAACACTCTCGTCGCTGGATCGAACTCTACCCCCCAGAACACATCGCCACCATCACATATGACCATGGCCTCTCTCTTCCAACTCCTACGCAAAGGCGGATGAACTAACACAGTCTCGGAAAATGCATTTACATAGATGAGCTTCTTTCCGTGTGACACGATGCCTATGTACTGTCTGTATGAATGGCCGAGATTAATCGTGTGCCCGCTTTTACGGAGCAGCTGAGGCAAAGTCTTCTCAGATGCTGCAACATCGGCAGGCAATGGCAGCCAGAAGCCGGTCACTTCTGCAGGGTCGGTGCGAGAACACTGCTTGATGATCTTCGGCCCTTCTGATGTCGGCAGAATCGTTACGTGGCCGGGCAGATCATCTGCCGCCTTGGCAATCGCAACGGATGCAAAGAAGACAAGAAAACGCGCCAGCATCTAACGAGAATTAGACGAAAACACGTGCACGTGCACGTGGGGTTTCGTCGAGGTTGGGAAACTGTCTTCGGGGCTGTTCATTTGAGGGTCGGGCCGCGAAGAAGGGGGGAATGTCCCTCCCTGGATTCGCCGCACTATACTCTGTCCCTGATTAATCACCAAACCGGGAACCGGCTCAAGGTTGAACTGGTCGATCTTCCTTTTCCTGGAGCGCGCAGCTACCGCGTCCGGGTCAACGGCAATGGGCGCAGAAACTTCCGGTGGCGAGCAAAACAATGGTCGCCAAACACCTTCGTGGATGGCTGGTCAGGCACTGACGAGATCAGCTGGAAAGGACCTTTCCGCTGAGATCACGGCATTGGGCGCCTGATTACGGATGCACAATCACGCCGCCCGGCGTCGGATTCGCGGAAACGACGGCGGTCTCGGCTTTGCGGGCGTTGATAACAAAGGTGTTGTTGTCGCCGAGCTTCGACCACGGGCCGTGCGGCACTTCGCTGAACTCGACGAATTTCCAGTCGGTCACGTCGGTCTCTTCCATCCCGAGGTAATCCCGGACCGCAGGTGAAACGTCGAGGCCGGCGCCCTTGTTCAAATTCGGCTTGGGCCGTTCGTTCCCGAAGACGTATTGCCAGTGGTCGGTCCGAAACGGGCCGGCGTCTTCCCACTGCGCGTAGGCGACTTTGTTCCCTTTCCGGATCGCGATCCATCGGCCTTTGCAGGTGGAAACTCCCGGGCCTTGATACGCCTCCCTGAACCACGGAACAACGCGCGGCGCTTCGGGCCTGTGCCCCTCTCTGGATTTGTCGTTGTAAGGCAGCGCGCAATAGAATGGGTTCTGGCGCGGCGTGAACTTCGCCGGAATGAAGTCGCGCCGGTGCGATTTCTCGGGATCGTCGAACCCGCCGTAGTTCTTCGTCCAGTTCCCGTCCCATGAGCTGGAGCGGTTCGGGACCGGATTGTTCGCGCTCGGTTTTTCTCCGATCCAGAAGACCGTCGTGACGATTTCCTTTTTCCAGGGGAAACGCTCCGCCGGTTGGGCAAGAGGAGGATCGGCGCTCACCGCCGGCGTGAAGGAGATCGGGTCGAGCCTGGCCGAGTTGTCATCCTGCGGCTTGCTCGATTTTTTGCTCAGCTTCACTTTCGTCGAAGGCACCGCGGCCGGCGCGCTATGGGTGAAGAGCGCCGAAATCGACGACAGCAAAACTGCAATAGTGTGAGTGAAAGTTCCGGGTTTCATCGGAGAGCTGCGCCGGGCCATAGAACAAGCGAGGTTGCCTAATCTGAATCGGCCCGCGAGATGTGTGCGGGCGTAATATGGCCCAACTTTTAGGGTTGCGCCAGCGAACGGCGCGCCTTTTCGATCAGGGCTTTTTCCTGGGGCAGAAGATTGGGCGCTTTCTCACCGAGATCGAGAAATTCCGGGGCGCGTGCGGCTTCGCCCGCCCCCACCAGGATGACGCCGTAATAAGCGGCGATCTCCGGCTGGTGAAGCTGCTCATCCGTCAGGGTATTGAGCACTTTGAGTGCTTTCTTCGAGTCGCCCTGGGTGTGCAAAGCAAAGGCATAAGTCGAAGCGTAGGCGGCATTCTTGGGATCCTTTTCGTAAACCTCGCGCGCGATTTTTTGGCCGCGCTCGGCGTTCAAGCCCAGGAGGAGCGCCAGTTGCGCGAAATTATTCTGCACGTTCTTGTCGTCGGGGTGCATCTCAAGGTTGTGGAGCATGACGCGATAGAGGTTCTCCGTGTCCGCTTTTTTGGCGAAATACTGGGAGAGCGTGCGCAACGCTTCGTCGCCCTTGATCGGGTCCTTGGTGATGAGCCAGAGCAGCTCGATCGCTTCACTGCGCCATCCCCATTTTTCGACGGTCTCCGCCAGCATCATGATGTGGCGCGAATCGGCCGCGACCTTTTTCATGGACTCAGCCCACTGGGCGTTGGAATCGATCGTGTTGCCCTGTTCCCGGAACGCGCGGGCGGCGAGAGCGTTGCGGAGAAAATCCACCGTGCCCCAGTTGCCGGAATTGGTGAGGCGCTGCAAACCGCGCCAGTCCTTTTCCGTGACCAGCGCATCCGCGAGCGCGATCTGGACCAGCTTCGAACCGATGAGGCCCGGCGGCAGTTTCGCGCTCCAGGCGACCGCTTCCGCGGACATTTTGTGGGTGTTCATCCACGAAATCAGGGTGCCGACGCGCTCGGGTTCTTCCATCGAGGAGGTTTGCATCTCGGCGAGGAACGGGCGGAATCCCGAGTCGAGGGTGGCCTGGAGGGCGCTGAGCAGAAGGAGGCGATCGTTAAACGTTTTTCCGGGGAAACTGTCCAGTTGCCGGGCGAGTTCGAGAGCGTCCAGAGCGTTGCCCTGGCGCAACTCGTCTTCCGCCAGGTAGCGGGTGGCTTCCCGGCGGGTGGCCGGATCATCCTGCATCGCCTTCAGAGTCTCTCTCCCCTTGGAGCGAATCGCCGGGTCGTTCGCCCCGAGGCGCAAAGAGGCCAGGCGCATGAGGTAATCCTTGTTCGCGGGATCGAGCCGGTTCGCTTCGCTGAGCTGCTTTTCCATCTCGACGCCGTCGCGTTGGGCGAGAGCGATGTCTGCCAGCAAGGCGTGATAATCCGCGGTATTCTTCGCGCTCTCCGGCAACTTGGACATCGCCACGTCGGCCGTCGACCGCTCGTCGAAGCGGACCGCCGCGCGCGCGAGAAGGATCAGGTCGTTCGGTGTCGCCTGGCCCAGCTCCATGACGCGGCGGCGCCACTCCAGGGCGGAGCGCAACCCGGCTTTCTCGCTGAGTCGCGCCATGATTCGACATCCCTCGGCGCTCTCCGGATTGATCTGAAGCAGGCGCCGGGCATCGAGACTGGCGCGCCGGTAATCGCCCTCGTTGACGAGAGCGTTGGCTTCCGCGATCAGGCGACGCTGCTGCCAGGCGCGAAACTGTTTGTAAGCCACCACGCCGCCGACCGACAAAAGGACGATCAGCCCAACGGTCCAGGCGATCATCTTGATGATCGAGCGCTCGATTTTGTCGTGAGGATGTTCCAAAGTTGAAGAAGCTTTCTATGGCCGGCCTCAATGTCAACGTGCCCGCGGGCCGGCGAAGTGAAATGAAACCAGAAATTGCCTCCGAAGCAGCCGGCGAGCCACGACTTTGGCGGAGCGGGTCCCGGCTCGTATCCTGCTGAATCGGGGGCCGCAATCCAGCATGAACGCCGTCGTTACTCAGGAGCTGCCCAAAACCGCGAAGATTCCGCGGACGATCGATTGGATCGCCGTGGCCATTTTCGGCCTGGTCTGGCTCGAGCTGGCTTCGCGGCTCCGTTTCGAGTGGTCGATCAATCCGCAATACGGCTACGGCTGGGCGGTTCCGCTGCTGGCGGCGTATGTTTTTTGGCGGCGCTGGGAAACCGCGCCGGCCCCATCGGCCCCGCGAGCCACGGTCCTCTTCGGGGCAATCATCATTTTCATGGCGTTGCTCCTGGCTCCGATCCGTCTCATCCAGGAGGCGAATCCGGACTGGCGTCTGCTCAGTTGGTCGATGGCGATTTGCGCCGCGATCATCTCCGCCGCCGGCGTGTATCTCGCGGGTGGAATGCGCTGGGTGCGGCACTTCGCTTTTCCCATTCTCTTCTTTTTTGTCGCAGTTCCGTGGCCGACCGGTCTCGAACAGCTGGTCATTCAGGGCCTGATGCGCGCCGACGCGCTCATCAATGTCGAATTCCTGAACGCGATCGGAACCCCGGCGGTGCAATTGGGCAACGTCATTGAAGTCGGCTCCGGCTTTGTCGGCATCGACGAAGCCTGCACCGGCATCCGCTCCTTGCAGGCGACCTTCATGGTCTCGCTGTTCCTGGGAGAATTTTACGATTTCTCGCCGCTGCGCCGCATCGCGCTGATCATCGCTGGCGCCTTCCTCGCTTTCTTCTGCAACCTCATCCGCACCTTTCTTCTTGTCTGGCTCGGCGCGGAGCGGGGGATCGGGGCGATCAAGAGCTGGCACGATCCGGCGGGCCACACGATTTTGATGATCTGTCTGCTCGGGCTTTGGGGCCTGACTTTTCTGCTGCGCGGGAAAACTCAGGTGCCCTCCGCGCCGGCGGCGTGGTCGAGCCCGGCCTTCCGGGTGTCGCGTGTCGTTCTAGTTTCGCTCCTTGTTCTCACCCTCTTCGCCGAAGCCGGCACCGAAATCTGGTATCGGGTCAACGAAGCCCGCATGGCCCAGCTTGCCCCATGGACGATCGCCTGGCCGACGCAAGCCACGAATTGGAAACAAGTCCCGGTCGCCGAGAGCGCCCAGGAACTCCTCCGTTACAATGAAGGGGGCGGTGGCGATTGGACCGGACCCGATGGCCATAATTGGAGCATGTATTTCTTCAAATGGCTCCCCGGCCGCACGGCTGGTTTGTTCATCAAGAACCATCGCCCGGATATTTGCCTGCCGGCGAGCGGAATGAAATTGCGCGGCTCGGTGGGAAACAAATTGCTGACCGTCAACGGCGTTCCCTTGCCGATCCGCTCTTACGCGTTCGAGAACGGCGGACGGCCGCTCCACGTTTTTTATTGCTATTGGGACGGCACGCCGCCGAATCCCGAGACGTTGAATGAGGAAAACTGGACCGCCTCCGGCCGGCTCGAAGCCGTGAAACGCGGAAAGCGCGACGTCGGAACCCAAATGCTGGAGATCGTCGCGTGGGGCTACAGCGACGAAACGAAAGCCGAGGAAGCCGCGGTGGAGCAACTGCGCCAGATCGTAAAGCCGGGCTAGCGCTGTAGCCACGCCGCTCGGTCGGCGTGCTGGGTCGGCCAATTTCGAAACTCGCCGTAACACAGCTCGCGCAGCGAGCGAGGCCGGGCTTTCCAATCCGAAGCTCGAAACAATTCCCAAATTCACGGCCGCCGAAATGTTTCAAACGGCAGCTCGCGCCGTTTCGATCATTCCTGCTTTTCGCTGATTCGAATTTGTTTCGAATTTCGTGCTTCGATATTCGATTTTGCCGCGACCGCGGCTACCGTTCTCCATGCTCCCCCGAGTTCTCCTCCCGCTATTTGTCTCGACGTTTTTCGTCCCGACACTCTTTGCTCAACCAAACCCGGCGCCTCAATCCGCCTCGTCCATCACCGCTACGTTTTGGAACGTGCAATGGTTCCCGGGCCGTCGTCCCAATGCTTCGCGCTGGGAAGAAGATCGCCAGGTCCGCGCCGTTCATCGCGATCTCACCTCGCTCAACTCAGACTTGGTCGCCCTCGAGGAAGTGCGCAATTTCGAGCAGGCGGCTCTCGCCGTGAAGCCGCTGCCCGGCTTCAAGGTCGATGTCTGCTCCAACTTCCCGGCTCGTGAAGGCCAGGTGGAAGCGCAACAGGTCGCCATCACGAGCCGGCTCCAGCCGCTCGCCGCCTGGGCGGAATCGTGGAAACCGCGAAGCGCGCTCCTGCCTCCCCGCGGTTTCGCGTTCGCCGCTTACCAAATCGCGCCGCGCCAGGTTCTCCTGGTTTATGCCCTTCACCTGAAAAGCAATCGCGGCGAGATCCACGAAGACATGCGCATTCGCGAAGAATCGATGCAGCAGCTCCTCGCTCACACCAAGGCGATGAAACAAGCCTATGAAAAACTTGGCGCGCTTACCTGGATGATCGGCGGCGATTTCAACACCGCGCCGGACGATCCTCGCTTCGGCCGGGAAAAAACAGTGCCCGCGTTGCTGGCGCAGGATTTCCGATGGGCTTGGGAAGGAATTCCGTTCAAGTCGCGGATCACCGTGCCTGCCGATGAGCGTTATCCCGCCGCGTCGTTCGACCAGATTTTCTATCGCGGCGCGACCCTGGCGAAGGCATGGCTCGTCAGCACTTCGCCGCAATCGAGCGATCATCGCGCCGTGAGCGTGGCACTAAATCCTGCGCCGTAACGTCGGTGGCTCAATCGGCGAATTCCGAAAATTCGAAATCCGAAGTTCGAAACAATTCCCAAAATTCAAAACCCCCGAAATGTTTCAAACGGCAGCTCGCCATTTCGATCATTCCCGCATTTCGCTGATTCGAATTTGTTTCGAATTTTGTGCTTCGATATTCGAATTTCCCCCGGACACGGCTACAGAAACGGCGGTTTCAAACCGCCGCTCCTTGATTGTTTAGCGCTTGCGTCCGCCCACCTCGGTCCGAGCGCCCGAAAACTTGGATGCTCCCCTCGAAACTTGACGGCTTTAAGCCGTCAAGATGTCTGCGCGCCGCGGAGAAAAAAATTCGTTAGCGCTACAACGAGGCGCTCTATAAAAACTTTCCCGGGTTCAGAATGCCGGCC from Chthoniobacterales bacterium carries:
- the hflK gene encoding FtsH protease activity modulator HflK is translated as MSNQPPAVINLNLPRPPMRLIGVAVVIIAALIVLWTSYYTVPAESEGVVLRFGKFLKTVEPGLHFKIPLGVDEVTVLPTRRQLKLEFGFYTSGYTNPDQPTMQQVEEKSMVTGDLNAALVEWVVQYRIADPKEYLFDVRNPGQTLRDLSEASMREVIGDRTVDEVITIGRQDIEISALTRMQELATRYKLGVRVDQVQLKNVNPPREVQASFNEVNRAQQDRENAINVANGDYNEAVPKARGQADQTIRGAEGYRFKRVNEAEGDVASFNAILQQYIKAPEITRTRLYLETMGEVLPSMGPKIIIDDSLKQLLPILPLSTKPPEVR
- the hflC gene encoding protease modulator HflC, whose protein sequence is MNKRGCLWMAIIFGAFLAFRLVLGCFYTVHQIEQVIITQFGKPIGEPITEPGLHLKLPLIQDVNRIDKRFLEWDGLPVAIPTRDKTYIHVDTYGRWRISDPMTYFVRLRDERSAQSRLEDILGSETRNAIAKHDLIEIVRTDKERKPLHDESLKAGPVGMGTIGVLPPIAFGRLKIEDEIKKAAAVKLKEFGVELLDLRLRRVNYNPDVLDRIYQRMISERRQIAQRFRSEGEGEAARIAGQKERDLNEIQSTAYRKVQEIRGEADAKATEIYARAYTQNAQAAEFYTFIKSMETYRRILTKESTLILATDSDLFSLLKRAGAKPTTTQPPLAPTR
- a CDS encoding exosortase/archaeosortase family protein, translating into MNAVVTQELPKTAKIPRTIDWIAVAIFGLVWLELASRLRFEWSINPQYGYGWAVPLLAAYVFWRRWETAPAPSAPRATVLFGAIIIFMALLLAPIRLIQEANPDWRLLSWSMAICAAIISAAGVYLAGGMRWVRHFAFPILFFFVAVPWPTGLEQLVIQGLMRADALINVEFLNAIGTPAVQLGNVIEVGSGFVGIDEACTGIRSLQATFMVSLFLGEFYDFSPLRRIALIIAGAFLAFFCNLIRTFLLVWLGAERGIGAIKSWHDPAGHTILMICLLGLWGLTFLLRGKTQVPSAPAAWSSPAFRVSRVVLVSLLVLTLFAEAGTEIWYRVNEARMAQLAPWTIAWPTQATNWKQVPVAESAQELLRYNEGGGGDWTGPDGHNWSMYFFKWLPGRTAGLFIKNHRPDICLPASGMKLRGSVGNKLLTVNGVPLPIRSYAFENGGRPLHVFYCYWDGTPPNPETLNEENWTASGRLEAVKRGKRDVGTQMLEIVAWGYSDETKAEEAAVEQLRQIVKPG
- a CDS encoding endonuclease/exonuclease/phosphatase family protein, with amino-acid sequence MLPRVLLPLFVSTFFVPTLFAQPNPAPQSASSITATFWNVQWFPGRRPNASRWEEDRQVRAVHRDLTSLNSDLVALEEVRNFEQAALAVKPLPGFKVDVCSNFPAREGQVEAQQVAITSRLQPLAAWAESWKPRSALLPPRGFAFAAYQIAPRQVLLVYALHLKSNRGEIHEDMRIREESMQQLLAHTKAMKQAYEKLGALTWMIGGDFNTAPDDPRFGREKTVPALLAQDFRWAWEGIPFKSRITVPADERYPAASFDQIFYRGATLAKAWLVSTSPQSSDHRAVSVALNPAP
- a CDS encoding DUF1801 domain-containing protein yields the protein MKTANPGPRGVDEYIAGFPAEIRERLEKVREAIRKAAPAAEERISYQMPAFFLNGVLVYFAAFKKHIGFYPRNTAIRKFKKELAPFTGAKCTVRFPFDKPIPIGLIGRIVKFRVRENLKG